From one Plectropomus leopardus isolate mb chromosome 8, YSFRI_Pleo_2.0, whole genome shotgun sequence genomic stretch:
- the srpk1a gene encoding SRSF protein kinase 1a isoform X2, producing MERKVLALQARKKRGKAKKTSKKQPVNARARQHPQQEASPQEPEEPEEILGSDDEEQEDPNDYCKGGYHHVKVGDLYNGKYHVIRKLGWGHFSTVWLAWDIQVKRFVAMKVVKSAEHYTETAVDEIKLLRSVRNSDPNDPNREMVVQMVDDFKISGVNGTHVCMVFEVLGHHLLKWIIKSNYQGLPLPCVKSIIRQVLQGLDYLHTKCQIIHTDIKPENILMSVDEPYVRRLAAEATEWQRAGAPPPSGSAISTAPAPKQMVKMSKNKKKKLKKKQKRQAELLEKCILDLEEMEKTTEAREDEEEEDEDPQSPKGRACAPLRQVSLRELGNEETEESSVNADLMRVGSEGLSEVNCNGHVEADQRQSQWRDEDQHNGNAEPTEKCASQEEQHEESPIHLMCNGVDSPDLKELDTETEGRGARSSGVTERHHPARLEEGELQQSILQEEGEGGPENLNGKLPAGSLLVNPLEPLNSDKIKVKIADLGNACWVHKHFTEDIQTRQYRSIEVLIGAGYSTPADVWSTACMAFELATGDYLFEPHSGEDYSRDEDHIALIIELLGSVPRKLIMSGKYSKDFFTKKGDLKHITKLKPWGLLEVLIDKYEWPREEAECFTDFLLPMLELIPEKRATAAECLRHPWLTL from the exons GCAGCCAGTCAATGCCAGAGCTCGACAGCATCCCCAGCAAGAAGCCTCGCCTCAGGAACCCGAGGAACCCGAGGAGATCCTCGGCTCTGATgatgaggagcaggaggaccccAATGACTACTGCAAAG GTGGCTACCACCATGTGAAAGTAGGAGACCTTTACAATGGAAAATACCATGTGATCCGCAAACTGGGCTGGGGACACTTCTCCACGGTGTGGCTCGCCTGGGACATCCA GGTGAAGAGGTTTGTTGCAATGAAGGTGGTGAAGAGTGCAGAGCACTACACAGAGACAGCAGTGGATGAGATCAAACTCCTCAGATCT GTCAGAAACTCAGACCCAAATGACCCAAACAGGGAGATGGTGGTCCAGATGGTAGATGACTTCAAGATCTCTGGTGTTAATGGAACCC ATGTCTGCATGGTGTTTGAAGTGTTGGGGCATCACTTACTAAAGTGGATAATAAAGTCCAATTACCAGGGGCTGCCACTGCCGTGTGTGAAGAGCATCATAAGACAG GTACTCCAAGGCCTTGACTACCTGCACACAAAGTGTCAGATCATCCACACAGACATCAAGCCGGAGAACATCCTGATGAGTGTCGATGAGCCTTATGTCCGGAGGCTCGCAGCTGAAGCCACAGAGTGGCAGAGGGCTGGGGCGCCTCCTCCCTCCGGTTCAGCAA taaGCACAGCACCTGCTCCAAAACAG ATGGTAAAAATGTCcaagaacaagaagaagaagttaaaaaagaagcagaagcGTCAGGCGGAGCTGTTGGAGAAGTGCATTCTAGACCTGGAGGAGATGGAAAAGACCACAGAGGCAcgagaggatgaagaggaggaagatgaggatcCGCAATCTCCTAAGGGACGAGCCTGCGCTCCTCTCAGACAGGTGTCTCTTCGGGAGCTGGGAAACGAGGAAACAGAAG aGAGCAGTGTGAATGCAGATCTCATGAGGGTGGGATCAGAGGGGCTGTCAGAGGTGAACTGTAATGGCCATGTGGAGGCGGACCAGAGGCAGTCTCAGTGGAGGGACGAAGACCAACACAATGGCAATGCAGAGCCCACAGAGAAATGTGCCAGTCAGGAGGAGCAACACGAGGAGTCCCCCATTCACCTCATGTGCAACGGTGTGGATTCTCCAGATCTCAAGGAGCTGGACACTGAGACTGAAGGCAGAGGTGCTCGCAGCAGTGGAGTAACTGAGAGGCACCATCCTGCCAGGCTGGAGGAGGGAGAGCTGCAGCAAAGCATTTTGCAGGAGGAGGGTGAGGGAGGGCCCGAAAACCTCAACG GCAAGCTACCAGCAGGATCCCTGCTAGTTAACCCCCTTGAGCCACTCAATTCAGACAAGATCAAGGTCAAGATTGCAGACTTGGGAAATGCCTGCTGGGTG cacaaGCACTTTACAGAAGATATCCAGACACGGCAGTACAGGTCCATAGAGGTGCTCATTGGTGCTGGATACAGCACACCGGCCGATGTATGGAGCACAGCCTGCATG GCCTTTGAACTCGCCACAGGGGACTACTTGTTTGAGCCACATTCTGGGGAAGATTATTCCAGGGATGAAG ACCACATTGCGCTGATCATTGAGCTGCTGGGGAGTGTCCCACGCAAACTTATAATGAGCGGCAAATATTCCAAGGATTTTTTCACCAAGAAAG gtgATTTGAAACACATCACCAAGCTGAAGCCGTGGGGCCTGCTGGAGGTGCTGATTGACAAGTACGAGTGGCCCCGTGAAGAAGCCGAGTGCTTCACAGACTTCCTGCTTCCCATGCTGGAGCTGATCCCAGAGAAGAGAGCCACGGCCGCAGAGTGCTTGCGTCACCCCTGGCTCACCCTCTAG
- the srpk1a gene encoding SRSF protein kinase 1a isoform X1: MERKVLALQARKKRGKAKKTSKKQPVNARARQHPQQEASPQEPEEPEEILGSDDEEQEDPNDYCKGGYHHVKVGDLYNGKYHVIRKLGWGHFSTVWLAWDIQVKRFVAMKVVKSAEHYTETAVDEIKLLRSVRNSDPNDPNREMVVQMVDDFKISGVNGTHVCMVFEVLGHHLLKWIIKSNYQGLPLPCVKSIIRQVLQGLDYLHTKCQIIHTDIKPENILMSVDEPYVRRLAAEATEWQRAGAPPPSGSAISTAPAPKQMVKMSKNKKKKLKKKQKRQAELLEKCILDLEEMEKTTEAREDEEEEDEDPQSPKGRACAPLRQVSLRELGNEETEESSVNADLMRVGSEGLSEVNCNGHVEADQRQSQWRDEDQHNGNAEPTEKCASQEEQHEESPIHLMCNGVDSPDLKELDTETEGRGARSSGVTERHHPARLEEGELQQSILQEEGEGGPENLNGKLPAGSLLVNPLEPLNSDKIKVKIADLGNACWVHKHFTEDIQTRQYRSIEVLIGAGYSTPADVWSTACMAFELATGDYLFEPHSGEDYSRDEDHLALMIELLGKIPRHYALSGKYSQEYFTKRGDLKHITKLKPWGLLEVLIDKYEWPREEAECFTDFLLPMLELIPEKRATAAECLRHPWLTL, translated from the exons GCAGCCAGTCAATGCCAGAGCTCGACAGCATCCCCAGCAAGAAGCCTCGCCTCAGGAACCCGAGGAACCCGAGGAGATCCTCGGCTCTGATgatgaggagcaggaggaccccAATGACTACTGCAAAG GTGGCTACCACCATGTGAAAGTAGGAGACCTTTACAATGGAAAATACCATGTGATCCGCAAACTGGGCTGGGGACACTTCTCCACGGTGTGGCTCGCCTGGGACATCCA GGTGAAGAGGTTTGTTGCAATGAAGGTGGTGAAGAGTGCAGAGCACTACACAGAGACAGCAGTGGATGAGATCAAACTCCTCAGATCT GTCAGAAACTCAGACCCAAATGACCCAAACAGGGAGATGGTGGTCCAGATGGTAGATGACTTCAAGATCTCTGGTGTTAATGGAACCC ATGTCTGCATGGTGTTTGAAGTGTTGGGGCATCACTTACTAAAGTGGATAATAAAGTCCAATTACCAGGGGCTGCCACTGCCGTGTGTGAAGAGCATCATAAGACAG GTACTCCAAGGCCTTGACTACCTGCACACAAAGTGTCAGATCATCCACACAGACATCAAGCCGGAGAACATCCTGATGAGTGTCGATGAGCCTTATGTCCGGAGGCTCGCAGCTGAAGCCACAGAGTGGCAGAGGGCTGGGGCGCCTCCTCCCTCCGGTTCAGCAA taaGCACAGCACCTGCTCCAAAACAG ATGGTAAAAATGTCcaagaacaagaagaagaagttaaaaaagaagcagaagcGTCAGGCGGAGCTGTTGGAGAAGTGCATTCTAGACCTGGAGGAGATGGAAAAGACCACAGAGGCAcgagaggatgaagaggaggaagatgaggatcCGCAATCTCCTAAGGGACGAGCCTGCGCTCCTCTCAGACAGGTGTCTCTTCGGGAGCTGGGAAACGAGGAAACAGAAG aGAGCAGTGTGAATGCAGATCTCATGAGGGTGGGATCAGAGGGGCTGTCAGAGGTGAACTGTAATGGCCATGTGGAGGCGGACCAGAGGCAGTCTCAGTGGAGGGACGAAGACCAACACAATGGCAATGCAGAGCCCACAGAGAAATGTGCCAGTCAGGAGGAGCAACACGAGGAGTCCCCCATTCACCTCATGTGCAACGGTGTGGATTCTCCAGATCTCAAGGAGCTGGACACTGAGACTGAAGGCAGAGGTGCTCGCAGCAGTGGAGTAACTGAGAGGCACCATCCTGCCAGGCTGGAGGAGGGAGAGCTGCAGCAAAGCATTTTGCAGGAGGAGGGTGAGGGAGGGCCCGAAAACCTCAACG GCAAGCTACCAGCAGGATCCCTGCTAGTTAACCCCCTTGAGCCACTCAATTCAGACAAGATCAAGGTCAAGATTGCAGACTTGGGAAATGCCTGCTGGGTG cacaaGCACTTTACAGAAGATATCCAGACACGGCAGTACAGGTCCATAGAGGTGCTCATTGGTGCTGGATACAGCACACCGGCCGATGTATGGAGCACAGCCTGCATG GCCTTTGAACTCGCCACAGGGGACTACTTGTTTGAGCCACATTCTGGGGAAGATTATTCCAGGGATGAAG ACCATCTTGCTCTCATGATTGAGTTGCTCGGTAAAATCCCTCGTCACTATGCTCTGAGTGGGAAATACTCACAGGAATACTTCACCAAGAGAG gtgATTTGAAACACATCACCAAGCTGAAGCCGTGGGGCCTGCTGGAGGTGCTGATTGACAAGTACGAGTGGCCCCGTGAAGAAGCCGAGTGCTTCACAGACTTCCTGCTTCCCATGCTGGAGCTGATCCCAGAGAAGAGAGCCACGGCCGCAGAGTGCTTGCGTCACCCCTGGCTCACCCTCTAG